One Cyanobacteria bacterium QS_8_64_29 DNA segment encodes these proteins:
- a CDS encoding transposase — translation ECGYTTDRDVAAAQVVSTVGQTGKMLAEGKGSGELVQASSRASQ, via the coding sequence GAGTGCGGCTACACTACCGACCGGGATGTGGCTGCCGCGCAAGTCGTTAGTACCGTTGGGCAGACGGGAAAAATGCTCGCTGAGGGTAAAGGTTCCGGGGAACTGGTACAAGCTAGTTCTAGGGCCTCCCAATGA
- a CDS encoding spermidine/putrescine ABC transporter ATP-binding protein, whose translation MAKLELRQLQKQYDPQTVPLKELNLTVEDGEFLTFVGPSGCGKSTLLRTIAGLEQPTRGEVAIGGRSVNRFPPGKRNVAMVFQSYALYPHMTVGENISSPLRIRKTPKPEIERRVREAMTKLNLDPGLRDRRPSQLSGGQRQRVAVARALVRDPDVFLLDEPLSNLDALLREQVRAELKQIFQNQNKPVVYVIPI comes from the coding sequence ATGGCCAAGCTCGAGCTGCGCCAGCTGCAAAAGCAGTACGATCCCCAAACCGTTCCGCTCAAGGAGCTCAACCTGACCGTCGAGGACGGCGAGTTTTTAACCTTTGTCGGGCCCTCGGGGTGCGGTAAGTCAACGCTGCTTCGCACCATTGCCGGTCTGGAGCAGCCCACCCGCGGCGAAGTCGCCATCGGCGGGCGATCAGTCAACCGCTTCCCGCCTGGCAAGCGCAACGTCGCCATGGTCTTTCAGAGCTACGCGCTCTACCCGCACATGACCGTGGGCGAGAACATCAGCTCGCCGCTGCGCATCCGCAAAACCCCCAAGCCCGAGATCGAGCGGCGCGTGCGCGAGGCCATGACTAAACTCAATCTGGATCCGGGGCTGCGCGATCGCCGCCCCAGCCAGCTCTCGGGTGGCCAGCGGCAGCGGGTCGCTGTGGCCCGGGCGCTGGTGCGCGACCCGGACGTATTTTTGCTGGATGAGCCGCTCAGCAACCTGGATGCGCTGCTGCGCGAGCAAGTGCGCGCCGAGCTCAAGCAGATCTTTCAAAACCAGAACAAGCCGGTGGTCTATGTGATACCAATTTGA